From the genome of Candidatus Dormiibacterota bacterium, one region includes:
- the typA gene encoding translational GTPase TypA, whose amino-acid sequence MPITDLKPRRREDLRNVAIIAHVDHGKTTLVDALLKQSHVFAAHEQVGELIMDSNVLEREKGITILAKNTSIRYHGVKINIIDTPGHADFGGEVERVLGMAEGCLLLVDALEGPMPQTRVVLRQAMELGLMPIIVVNKIDRVNARPAETVEATHDLLLELAKHSDQLSAPVIYTNARTGTATVDLRHPGTTLEPLLDALLKHIPPPLGDAEGPLQLMVSNLDHDNHIGRLAIGRITRGTIRPGQDVVRISETGIGQRQKITTLLTVEALQRRPAESASAGEIVYLSGLPDIAVGDTVADPEHPEPLPRLEVSEPTLRMQFSVNQSPFAGREATTSSTSRQLRARLERELQTNVALKVADGATADIFEVSGRGELHLAILIETMRREGYEFEVSRPAVITREINGERHEPVEECVIDCSLDAVGSITEALGSRGAQLQTMRTDAGSGARLTYLAPTRALIGLRSLILTLTRGTGVMSTRLVRWEKWRALPPRTRNGVLTASQTGMAVAYGLQGVQERGQPFIGPGTQVYEGMIIGLNRRGGDIDVNATKQKQKTNMRASTEDATVKLVPPREMSLEECLDFIEDDELVEVTPKGIRMRKRLLSAGDRIKLRKRELAS is encoded by the coding sequence ATGCCGATAACCGATCTAAAGCCCCGGCGCCGTGAGGATCTGCGAAACGTGGCGATCATCGCGCACGTCGATCACGGCAAAACCACACTCGTTGACGCGCTGCTGAAGCAGTCGCACGTGTTCGCCGCCCACGAACAGGTGGGCGAGCTGATCATGGACTCCAACGTGCTCGAGCGAGAGAAGGGCATCACCATCCTCGCCAAGAACACCTCGATTCGCTACCACGGCGTGAAGATCAACATCATCGACACGCCTGGTCATGCCGACTTCGGTGGCGAGGTCGAACGGGTGCTGGGCATGGCGGAGGGTTGCCTGCTGCTCGTCGACGCACTCGAGGGGCCAATGCCGCAAACCCGGGTCGTGCTGCGGCAGGCGATGGAGCTCGGCCTGATGCCGATCATCGTCGTGAACAAGATCGACCGCGTCAACGCGCGGCCCGCGGAAACCGTCGAGGCGACCCATGATCTTCTCCTCGAGCTGGCGAAGCACTCCGATCAGCTCAGCGCCCCGGTCATCTATACGAACGCCCGCACCGGGACGGCGACGGTCGACCTGCGCCACCCCGGAACGACCCTCGAGCCTCTGCTCGATGCCCTGCTGAAGCACATTCCACCTCCACTCGGCGATGCGGAAGGGCCGCTCCAACTCATGGTGAGCAATCTCGATCACGATAACCACATCGGGCGGCTCGCGATCGGCCGGATCACACGGGGGACGATCCGGCCGGGTCAGGATGTGGTCCGCATCAGCGAGACCGGGATCGGGCAACGCCAGAAAATCACGACCTTGCTGACGGTTGAGGCGCTGCAACGGCGCCCAGCCGAATCCGCGTCAGCGGGCGAGATCGTCTACCTCTCGGGTCTTCCCGACATCGCGGTAGGCGACACGGTGGCCGATCCCGAGCATCCGGAACCCTTGCCCCGGCTCGAGGTCAGCGAGCCGACGCTGCGCATGCAGTTCTCCGTCAACCAGTCGCCCTTTGCCGGTCGCGAAGCGACCACGAGCAGCACCTCTCGCCAGCTGCGAGCCCGCCTGGAGCGCGAACTGCAGACAAACGTGGCGCTCAAGGTCGCCGACGGGGCGACGGCTGACATCTTCGAGGTGAGCGGCCGCGGCGAGTTGCATCTCGCCATCCTCATCGAGACCATGCGCCGCGAGGGCTACGAGTTCGAGGTCTCGCGCCCAGCCGTCATCACGCGCGAGATCAACGGGGAACGGCACGAGCCGGTCGAGGAATGCGTCATCGACTGCAGCCTCGACGCGGTGGGTTCGATCACCGAGGCGCTGGGCTCGCGCGGCGCGCAGTTGCAGACGATGCGCACCGATGCCGGCAGCGGTGCCCGGTTGACCTACCTCGCGCCCACCCGGGCGCTGATCGGCCTGCGCAGTCTGATCCTGACGCTGACCCGGGGGACCGGGGTGATGTCGACCCGCCTGGTTCGCTGGGAGAAATGGCGTGCCCTGCCGCCAAGGACGCGCAACGGCGTGTTGACGGCGAGCCAGACGGGCATGGCCGTCGCCTACGGGTTACAGGGCGTCCAGGAACGCGGTCAGCCCTTCATCGGCCCCGGGACGCAGGTCTACGAGGGCATGATCATCGGGCTCAACCGCCGGGGTGGCGACATCGACGTCAACGCCACCAAGCAGAAGCAGAAGACGAACATGCGGGCCTCCACCGAGGACGCCACGGTGAAGCTGGTGCCGCCCCGCGAGATGTCACTCGAGGAGTGCCTCGATTTCATCGAGGACGACGAGCTGGTCGAGGTGACGCCCAAGGGCATCCGGATGCGAAAGCGCCTGCTCAGCGCGGGTGACCGCATCAAGCTGCGCAAGCGCGAACTGGCCAGCTAG
- a CDS encoding vitamin B12-dependent ribonucleotide reductase gives MTAAAPASASKRNRNGLSWKRYFTRPGVAPFDEVQWEIREASITNEKGEVVFEQHDVEIPTTWSATATNVVVSKYFRGVIGTPERERSVKQLIGRVVRTIHGWANKQGYFATPEAAEIFRDELTHLLVHQKAAFNSPVWFNAGIEQRPQLSACFINKIEDRMESILTLAKTEGMLFKYGSGTGTNLSPLRSSRELLAGGGTASGPVSFMKGFDAFAGVIKSGGKTRRAAKMVILNVDHPDIVEFINCKVEEERKAWTLIEGGYDSSFNGPAYSSIFFQNSNNSVRVKDDFMKAVEEDADWHTFAITTGQIMDTYKARDLMRMMADAAWACGDPGLQYDTTVNHWHTSPNTDRINASNPCSEYMFLDNTSCNLASINLMKFLDERGEFDVESYREACRVLITAQEILVDNASYPTEAITQNSRDFRPLGLGYANLGALLMASGLPYDSDAGRDVAAALTAVMTGEAYAQSARIAQKKGPFNGFAVNREPMLRVMDQHRSSVDHINPAHVPLPLLSAARDAWDKACQLGDLYGYRNAQATVIAPTGTIGFMMDCDTTGIEPDIALVKYKKLVGGGMLKIVNQTVPIALRRIGYPEAQVSEILQYIDENDTIEGAPHLRPDDLAVFDCAFKPAKGSRTIHYMGHVKMMAAAQPFISGAISKTVNMPEQATPEDIMEVYLEGWRMGLKAIAIYRDGSKRSQPLNTALDDKKKARTIAAIATEAPSEPARAVRRKLLDERRAITHKFDIQGHEGYITVGIYEDGTPGEIFLVMSKEGSTISGLMDAFATSISLALQYGVPLEVLVKKFAHTRFEPSGFTKNPEIPIAKSITDYIFRWLASKFLSGTQQEAIGIVRREPIVEIQATVPAPAPIKPATVDSSPIKISFVGQEDAPACSDCGSIMIRNGTCYKCLNCGGTSGCS, from the coding sequence GTGACTGCGGCGGCCCCCGCCAGCGCCTCGAAGCGCAACCGAAACGGCCTCTCCTGGAAGCGGTACTTCACCCGCCCGGGTGTGGCGCCGTTCGACGAGGTCCAGTGGGAAATACGCGAGGCGTCCATCACCAACGAAAAGGGTGAGGTCGTCTTCGAGCAGCACGACGTGGAGATCCCGACGACCTGGTCGGCGACCGCCACCAACGTCGTCGTCTCGAAGTACTTCCGTGGGGTAATTGGCACGCCCGAACGCGAGCGCAGCGTCAAGCAGTTGATCGGCCGCGTGGTGCGCACCATCCATGGGTGGGCGAACAAGCAGGGATACTTCGCGACGCCGGAGGCCGCGGAGATCTTCCGCGATGAACTGACCCATCTGTTGGTGCACCAGAAGGCCGCCTTCAACAGCCCGGTCTGGTTCAACGCCGGCATCGAGCAACGTCCTCAACTTTCGGCTTGCTTCATCAACAAAATCGAGGACCGGATGGAGTCGATTCTCACCTTGGCCAAGACCGAGGGGATGCTCTTCAAGTACGGCTCGGGCACCGGCACCAACCTCTCGCCACTTCGCTCCTCGCGTGAGCTGCTCGCGGGTGGCGGAACGGCATCCGGCCCTGTCTCCTTCATGAAGGGCTTCGACGCCTTCGCCGGCGTGATCAAGTCCGGCGGCAAGACACGACGGGCGGCCAAGATGGTCATCCTCAACGTCGACCATCCCGACATCGTCGAGTTCATCAACTGCAAGGTCGAGGAGGAGCGCAAGGCCTGGACCCTGATCGAAGGCGGCTACGACTCGTCCTTCAACGGCCCTGCCTACAGCTCGATCTTCTTCCAGAACTCCAACAACAGCGTCCGGGTCAAGGATGACTTCATGAAGGCCGTGGAGGAGGACGCCGATTGGCACACCTTCGCCATCACGACCGGCCAGATCATGGACACCTACAAGGCGCGTGACCTGATGCGGATGATGGCCGATGCGGCGTGGGCCTGCGGCGATCCCGGACTGCAGTACGACACGACGGTGAACCACTGGCACACCAGCCCGAACACGGACCGGATCAACGCCTCCAACCCCTGCTCGGAGTACATGTTCCTCGACAACACCTCGTGCAACCTCGCCTCCATCAACCTGATGAAGTTCCTCGACGAGCGCGGCGAGTTCGACGTCGAGTCCTATCGCGAAGCCTGCCGGGTGCTGATCACCGCCCAGGAGATCCTGGTCGACAACGCCAGCTACCCGACCGAGGCGATCACCCAGAACAGCAGGGACTTCCGGCCGCTCGGCCTCGGCTACGCCAACCTGGGCGCCCTGCTGATGGCGTCAGGCTTGCCCTACGACAGTGATGCCGGTCGCGACGTGGCAGCCGCCCTCACCGCGGTGATGACCGGCGAGGCGTATGCCCAGTCGGCTCGCATCGCGCAGAAGAAAGGCCCCTTCAACGGCTTCGCGGTCAACCGCGAGCCCATGCTGCGCGTCATGGACCAGCACCGGAGCTCGGTCGACCACATCAACCCGGCGCATGTGCCGCTGCCACTGCTGAGCGCGGCGCGGGATGCGTGGGACAAGGCCTGCCAGCTGGGCGACCTCTATGGCTACCGCAACGCCCAGGCGACCGTGATCGCGCCCACGGGCACGATCGGATTCATGATGGATTGCGACACCACCGGCATCGAGCCCGACATCGCCCTGGTCAAGTACAAGAAGCTGGTCGGCGGCGGCATGCTCAAGATCGTCAACCAGACCGTGCCGATCGCCCTGCGCCGGATCGGCTATCCCGAGGCCCAGGTGTCCGAGATCCTCCAGTACATCGACGAAAACGACACCATCGAGGGTGCCCCGCACCTTCGGCCGGACGACCTGGCGGTCTTCGACTGCGCCTTCAAGCCGGCCAAGGGCTCCCGCACGATCCACTACATGGGGCACGTCAAGATGATGGCGGCGGCGCAACCCTTCATCTCCGGCGCGATCTCCAAGACCGTCAACATGCCCGAGCAGGCGACGCCCGAGGACATCATGGAGGTCTACCTGGAGGGATGGCGCATGGGCCTCAAGGCGATCGCCATCTATCGCGACGGCTCCAAGCGCTCCCAGCCGCTCAACACGGCGCTGGACGACAAGAAGAAGGCCCGAACGATCGCCGCGATCGCCACGGAGGCCCCCAGCGAGCCGGCGCGTGCCGTACGCCGCAAGCTGCTGGACGAGCGCCGGGCGATCACCCACAAGTTCGACATCCAGGGCCACGAGGGCTACATCACGGTCGGCATCTACGAGGACGGCACGCCCGGCGAGATCTTCCTGGTGATGTCCAAGGAAGGCAGCACCATCTCCGGGCTGATGGATGCCTTCGCGACCAGCATCTCGCTGGCGCTCCAGTACGGTGTCCCGCTGGAAGTGCTGGTGAAGAAGTTCGCACACACCCGGTTCGAGCCCTCGGGCTTCACGAAGAACCCCGAAATCCCGATCGCGAAGTCGATCACCGACTACATCTTCCGCTGGCTCGCCTCGAAGTTCCTGAGTGGCACGCAGCAAGAAGCGATCGGCATCGTACGCCGCGAGCCGATCGTCGAGATCCAGGCGACCGTCCCGGCCCCAGCACCGATCAAGCCGGCAACGGTCGATTCGAGCCCGATCAAGATCAGTTTCGTGGGCCAGGAGGATGCGCCGGCGTGCTCGGACTGCGGCTCGATCATGATTCGCAACGGGACATGCTACAAGTGCCTCAACTGCGGCGGCACTTCGGGTTGCTCTTAG
- a CDS encoding PPOX class F420-dependent oxidoreductase, whose translation MIDLERARHFLKVRHDGILATIKRDGRPQLSNILYFMDDDGRVKVSVTQTRAKTHNLRRDPRASLHVQGRDRYEYLVAEGTAQFIEGDELPEALRHYYRKVRGEHPDWAEYDAAMIAEQRLLLSISVERAYGQLR comes from the coding sequence ATGATCGATCTCGAGCGCGCCCGCCACTTCCTCAAGGTGCGTCACGACGGCATCCTGGCCACCATCAAGCGTGATGGCCGCCCCCAGCTCTCCAACATCTTGTATTTCATGGATGACGATGGCCGGGTGAAGGTCTCGGTCACCCAAACCCGCGCCAAGACGCACAACCTTCGTCGCGATCCACGGGCCAGCCTGCACGTCCAGGGCCGTGACCGCTACGAATACCTGGTGGCGGAGGGGACGGCGCAGTTTATCGAGGGCGACGAGCTCCCGGAGGCGCTCCGCCACTACTATCGCAAGGTCCGCGGCGAACACCCCGACTGGGCCGAATACGACGCCGCCATGATCGCGGAGCAGCGCCTGCTGCTCTCCATCTCGGTCGAGCGCGCCTACGGCCAGCTGCGCTAG
- a CDS encoding Lrp/AsnC ligand binding domain-containing protein: protein MRAYVLINASAGKAIEVARSLQGVKGIELADAITGEYDVIAAVEAPDVAGIGSVIVEKIQKIDGVFKTVTCLAVR, encoded by the coding sequence ATGCGGGCGTATGTGCTCATCAACGCGTCGGCGGGAAAGGCGATCGAGGTGGCCAGGTCTCTTCAGGGCGTCAAGGGCATCGAGCTGGCCGACGCCATTACCGGGGAATACGACGTGATTGCCGCGGTCGAGGCCCCCGACGTGGCCGGCATCGGATCGGTGATCGTGGAAAAAATCCAGAAGATCGACGGAGTCTTCAAGACCGTCACCTGTCTGGCCGTCCGCTAG
- the tdh gene encoding L-threonine 3-dehydrogenase — protein sequence MTSMTAVVKAAAGPGAEIGQVEIPEPKGQDVLIEVAASSICGTDVHIFDWNEWAQRHIHPPRVFGHEMSGRIVATGPEVKNLKPGTFVAAETHVVDHTCRQCQRGLYHLCENVRVLGVDRDGSFARYVLLPAENCWRNAPGLSPEVAALQEPFGNAVHAATVGPLKENAVAIFGLGPIGLCAVGIARAEGAAAVYGIEPNPYRRELAERMGATAVFAPSATTAEDVRKANGGVGVDVVLEMSGHPVAVEQGLQVLHNGGWISLLGIGDRPVTLDLNDRVITKSITIYGIFGRRIWETWERTSMYLSTGKVDVSQLITHRYPLDDFQEAMAQTKSGRAGKVVLLPNGG from the coding sequence ATGACGTCCATGACGGCAGTGGTGAAAGCCGCTGCCGGTCCGGGCGCCGAGATCGGCCAGGTCGAAATCCCCGAACCGAAGGGCCAGGACGTCTTGATCGAGGTCGCCGCCTCCTCCATTTGCGGAACCGATGTCCACATCTTCGACTGGAACGAGTGGGCGCAACGCCATATCCACCCCCCGAGGGTCTTCGGTCACGAGATGTCCGGCCGCATCGTGGCCACCGGGCCCGAGGTCAAGAACCTGAAGCCGGGGACCTTTGTCGCGGCCGAGACACACGTGGTCGACCACACCTGCCGCCAGTGCCAGCGCGGGCTCTACCACCTGTGCGAGAACGTCCGGGTGCTCGGCGTCGATCGGGACGGGTCGTTCGCCCGCTACGTGTTACTGCCCGCGGAGAACTGCTGGCGCAACGCGCCGGGGCTGAGCCCGGAAGTCGCGGCACTTCAGGAACCGTTCGGGAATGCGGTGCACGCCGCCACCGTGGGTCCGCTGAAGGAGAACGCGGTTGCCATCTTCGGGCTCGGCCCAATCGGGCTCTGCGCCGTCGGGATCGCGCGGGCCGAGGGGGCGGCGGCGGTCTACGGCATCGAGCCGAACCCCTACCGGCGTGAGCTGGCGGAGCGGATGGGCGCCACCGCCGTCTTCGCTCCTTCCGCGACGACGGCGGAGGACGTCCGCAAAGCCAACGGCGGGGTCGGTGTCGACGTCGTGCTCGAGATGTCGGGTCACCCGGTGGCGGTCGAACAGGGGCTGCAGGTTCTCCACAACGGTGGATGGATCAGCTTGCTCGGCATCGGCGACCGGCCGGTCACACTCGATCTCAACGACCGCGTGATCACCAAGAGCATCACGATTTACGGCATCTTCGGCCGGCGCATTTGGGAGACGTGGGAACGTACCTCGATGTATCTCAGTACCGGCAAGGTCGACGTGTCGCAGCTCATCACCCACCGCTACCCGCTCGACGACTTCCAGGAGGCGATGGCGCAAACGAAGAGCGGCCGGGCGGGCAAAGTCGTGCTGCTGCCCAATGGCGGCTAG
- a CDS encoding glycine C-acetyltransferase — MITEKKTQFLVEELDQLRQQGLFRPLRVLGSAQDTEVVVDGKHVLNLSSNNYLGLTTHPRLKAAMIEATEQWGAGSGAVRTIAGTMTIHEDLERRLAEFKHTEASLVFQSGFTANLGVLQSLVKEGDVIISDELNHASIIDGIRLSKAERSIFKHKDMDDLERHLEKHRDKRVKLVVTDGVFSMDGDIAPLPAIVERAERFGALVMVDDAHASGVLGENGRGSVNHFGLDGRVDLQMGTLSKAVGVLGGYVAGPQVVRDFLIHRARPFLFSTSHPPGVAAACIAAIDVLKAEPERIDRLWKNTTRFKEGLKRLGFETGTSETPITPVMVGKGAVAMEFSDRLFKLGVFAQGIGFPTVPEGRARIRTIVTSVHTDAQLDRALEAFAKGGKELGLIA, encoded by the coding sequence ATGATCACAGAAAAGAAAACGCAGTTCCTGGTTGAGGAGCTCGACCAGCTCCGTCAGCAAGGGTTGTTCCGTCCGCTGCGGGTACTGGGCTCAGCCCAGGACACCGAGGTGGTCGTGGACGGGAAGCACGTGCTCAACCTCTCGTCCAACAACTACCTCGGACTGACGACCCACCCGCGGTTGAAGGCGGCCATGATCGAGGCGACCGAACAATGGGGTGCCGGCTCGGGCGCGGTGCGGACCATCGCCGGCACGATGACGATTCATGAGGACCTCGAGCGTCGGCTTGCGGAGTTCAAGCATACGGAGGCGTCGCTCGTCTTTCAGTCGGGCTTCACCGCCAACCTCGGCGTCCTCCAGTCGCTGGTGAAGGAGGGCGATGTCATCATCAGTGACGAGCTGAACCACGCCTCGATCATCGACGGCATCCGCCTCTCCAAAGCGGAACGCTCGATCTTCAAGCACAAGGACATGGACGACCTCGAGCGCCATCTCGAGAAGCACCGCGACAAGCGGGTCAAGCTGGTTGTCACCGACGGCGTCTTCAGCATGGACGGCGACATCGCGCCGCTGCCGGCGATCGTCGAGCGTGCCGAGCGGTTCGGCGCGCTGGTGATGGTCGACGACGCGCACGCCAGCGGTGTCCTGGGCGAGAACGGTCGCGGCTCGGTCAACCATTTCGGCCTCGACGGCCGCGTCGACCTCCAGATGGGGACGCTGTCCAAGGCGGTCGGCGTGCTGGGTGGCTACGTCGCCGGCCCCCAGGTCGTCCGCGACTTCCTGATCCACCGAGCGCGGCCGTTCCTCTTCAGCACCTCGCACCCACCTGGTGTGGCGGCTGCCTGCATCGCGGCCATCGATGTTCTCAAGGCCGAGCCGGAGCGGATCGACCGGTTGTGGAAGAACACGACTCGTTTCAAGGAGGGCCTCAAGCGGCTCGGTTTCGAAACCGGCACCAGCGAGACGCCCATCACGCCGGTGATGGTCGGCAAGGGCGCGGTCGCGATGGAGTTTTCCGACCGCCTCTTCAAGCTCGGCGTCTTCGCCCAGGGCATCGGCTTCCCGACCGTCCCCGAGGGACGGGCCCGGATCCGCACGATCGTCACCAGCGTGCATACGGATGCCCAGCTCGATCGGGCGCTGGAAGCCTTCGCCAAGGGCGGGAAGGAACTGGGCCTTATCGCGTAA
- a CDS encoding sigma-70 family RNA polymerase sigma factor: MTERSAAELQDEARLIEAAKQDRKAFAVLYDRYFDQIYSYCYYHSGRREEAEDLASETFQRALEGLENFEWRGIPYSAWLYKVASNLMSKRRRRPPWIELPDPIAGSGENDPERLWLRREQGDELHKAVQKLPLDQREAVLLKFEGRLKNKEIGVIMSRSEGAVKLLLFRAVHGLRRRLSEQEKNR; the protein is encoded by the coding sequence GTGACCGAGCGTTCGGCGGCGGAGCTGCAAGACGAGGCGCGCCTGATCGAAGCCGCCAAGCAGGACCGCAAGGCGTTTGCCGTCCTGTACGACCGCTACTTCGATCAGATCTACTCGTACTGCTACTACCACTCCGGCCGGCGCGAGGAGGCGGAGGACCTGGCGAGCGAGACGTTCCAGCGGGCGCTGGAAGGCCTCGAGAATTTCGAATGGCGAGGAATCCCATATTCAGCATGGCTCTACAAAGTCGCGTCAAATTTGATGTCGAAGCGGCGGCGCCGGCCGCCCTGGATCGAGCTGCCCGACCCGATCGCGGGAAGCGGCGAGAACGATCCCGAGCGGCTCTGGCTGCGCCGGGAGCAGGGCGATGAGCTCCATAAGGCCGTGCAAAAGTTGCCCCTCGACCAGCGCGAGGCGGTCCTCCTCAAGTTCGAAGGCCGGCTCAAGAACAAGGAGATTGGTGTGATCATGAGCCGCAGCGAGGGCGCCGTGAAACTGTTGCTCTTCCGCGCCGTCCATGGCCTGCGCCGCCGACTCAGCGAACAGGAGAAGAACCGATGA
- a CDS encoding polysaccharide deacetylase family protein — translation MRSWTTRANQGATLMLLLLVPAVLAGTELRPAAPQPAAAIAPGFESDKLDDLNGTIAARTAKPASAPLILAELSPKKAPVPSGPVTYVPILYYHYIRINPNPRDRVGFGLSTPPAMFRAQMQYLADHGFHVISLRDAVVAIKNHSGLPSHPVVLTFDDGYADFFTAAVPVLQSHGFTATSFVVSGRMGWGGYMTPSQVVAADSMGFTIGAHTVDHVALAAQPPARATWEMKQSKLTLEGLLGHPVADFAYPYGSFNAYDVAQAKTLGFETAVSTMSGSLHSAGQLFLLPRMRIGGGLPLSTFATVVGGPPPTASELRAL, via the coding sequence ATGCGCAGCTGGACGACCCGCGCCAACCAAGGGGCCACCCTTATGCTGCTCCTGCTGGTTCCAGCCGTTCTGGCCGGCACCGAACTTCGGCCGGCAGCGCCGCAGCCCGCCGCGGCGATCGCGCCGGGCTTTGAGTCGGACAAATTGGACGACCTCAACGGCACGATCGCGGCCCGCACGGCAAAGCCGGCATCGGCGCCGCTCATCCTCGCCGAGCTGTCCCCGAAGAAAGCCCCGGTCCCCTCCGGGCCGGTGACCTATGTCCCCATCCTCTACTACCACTACATCCGGATCAATCCGAATCCGCGCGACCGCGTCGGCTTCGGCCTGTCGACGCCGCCGGCGATGTTCCGGGCCCAGATGCAGTACCTCGCCGACCATGGGTTCCACGTCATCTCGCTGCGCGATGCCGTGGTGGCCATCAAGAACCACAGCGGTCTCCCATCCCACCCGGTCGTTTTGACGTTCGATGATGGCTACGCCGACTTCTTCACGGCGGCGGTTCCGGTCCTGCAGAGCCATGGCTTCACCGCGACGAGCTTCGTGGTCAGCGGCCGCATGGGATGGGGCGGATACATGACGCCGAGCCAGGTGGTGGCCGCCGACAGCATGGGATTCACCATCGGTGCGCACACCGTCGACCACGTGGCGCTGGCGGCGCAGCCGCCGGCCCGGGCGACCTGGGAGATGAAGCAGAGCAAGCTAACACTTGAGGGACTGCTCGGGCACCCGGTCGCCGACTTCGCCTATCCCTACGGGAGCTTCAACGCGTACGACGTGGCGCAGGCGAAGACCCTTGGCTTCGAGACCGCCGTTTCGACCATGTCCGGGTCGCTGCACTCGGCCGGCCAGCTGTTCCTCCTCCCCCGGATGCGCATTGGCGGCGGCCTGCCACTCAGCACATTCGCAACCGTCGTGGGCGGTCCGCCACCAACCGCGTCGGAGCTACGCGCGCTGTGA
- the galU gene encoding UTP--glucose-1-phosphate uridylyltransferase GalU, translated as MTPIRKAVFPAAGLGTRFLPATKAQPKEMLPIVDKPIIQYGVEEAVAAGIDQIIVVTGRDKRAIVDHFDISFELEHYLKDRGKTRELQLVRKISDMVDITYIHQKEPLGLGHAVLMAKDVVGNEPFAVFLADDIIRAQTPAIKQMLDVYAQHEVSVLALQRVADDQVSRYGVVKVAKSDGRIHEVVDMVEKPEPGKAPSNLAILGRYVLKPSIFGILETTHEGVGGEIQLTDALRAMAQQEKMLGLEFEGTYHDVGTVSGFLKTSITFALERPGLRDELLRYLGTLDGLKPS; from the coding sequence GTGACTCCGATACGCAAAGCCGTTTTTCCCGCCGCGGGGTTGGGCACGCGCTTCCTGCCGGCGACCAAGGCGCAGCCCAAAGAGATGTTGCCGATCGTCGACAAACCGATCATTCAGTACGGCGTCGAGGAAGCGGTGGCCGCCGGCATCGACCAGATCATCGTCGTCACAGGCAGGGACAAGCGCGCCATCGTCGATCACTTCGATATCTCCTTCGAGCTCGAGCACTACCTGAAGGATCGCGGCAAGACCCGCGAGCTGCAGCTGGTCCGCAAGATATCGGACATGGTCGACATCACCTACATTCATCAGAAAGAGCCATTGGGGCTCGGCCACGCGGTGCTGATGGCGAAGGACGTCGTCGGCAATGAGCCGTTCGCCGTCTTCCTCGCCGACGACATCATCCGCGCGCAGACTCCAGCCATCAAACAGATGCTGGATGTCTACGCGCAGCACGAGGTCTCCGTGCTGGCGCTCCAGCGGGTCGCCGACGACCAGGTCTCACGCTATGGGGTGGTCAAGGTCGCCAAAAGCGACGGCCGGATCCACGAGGTCGTCGACATGGTGGAGAAGCCAGAGCCCGGGAAGGCTCCCTCGAACCTCGCGATCCTCGGCCGCTACGTGCTCAAGCCATCGATCTTCGGCATCCTGGAGACCACCCATGAGGGGGTCGGCGGCGAAATCCAGCTCACCGATGCCCTGCGCGCCATGGCCCAGCAAGAGAAGATGCTGGGGCTTGAATTCGAGGGGACCTACCACGACGTCGGCACGGTCAGCGGCTTCCTGAAGACCTCGATCACCTTCGCCCTGGAACGCCCGGGGCTGCGAGACGAGCTGCTGCGCTACCTGGGGACCCTCGACGGGCTGAAGCCCTCCTAG